In Pararge aegeria chromosome 7, ilParAegt1.1, whole genome shotgun sequence, the DNA window TCGTAAAAGCAGTTCTTAGAGTTACCAAAAAAAAGCAGTTTCTGCTAGAAAACCTGAGTTTTATTAAATCAgtacattataaaaaatcaGTTCTTCTCGAAGGGGTAGTAAGGGTGGTCAAGCCACTTGTGCTGCGGGATTGTCCTGTACCCTTTGTCGAAGCTCTGCAGCGTCTTGCGCTCCTCGGCCGTCAGCTGGAAGTCGAAAATGTCCAGGTTCTGTTCGATGCGCTTCTTGGTCAGAGATTTGGGGAGTGGGATAACGCCCAATTCCACCTGAAAATAGAAGGAATATTTCTGATTTACTTTGTTCTGGTTTGCTGGCAGGCTATGGCCCTGATTAGTTAAAGACCAAGACGTGCCGCCGAGCAATATAGCGCTCCGGCACGATGCCAATTAGAGTATATGTTTGAAATAGTTGCCGTATTAACAGGTTACCTACCAGGCATATTCTATTTAAACACTCATACCTCCATCCCAATGTCATTAATTACTAGATACTCCATTctaagtcaaattcaaagtaaaatttttctatatacgaataggcacatagatgcgTTGATTGCATACAAAATCTACCCTTACGTAGTAGTGGGTAGTgacggcgataactacattcgtaaacttagaactaaagcgacgagggttccaaacgcgctctggtctaagaagaagcccgtaACAAACTTATCGCAATAAATTTACCGGGTGTAAATTTGGAGATATAAACAAAGTGACAGCAGCCCGTCTGAGGTAAGTTGTGTAACGTGAACGCAAGTACTCACCAAGTAGCGCAGGTTGATCTGCGGCACTGTCTTGTTGTACTTGTCCGCGATGGCGACGAGCGCGGGGTCGTCGCtgcgcggcgcgggcgcggcctTCGACGCCTTGTTGTAGAACAGCGAGCCGAAGGGCGTGTAGCCCATCACCGCGATGTCCTGCGCGCGGCAGTACGCCAACAGCTCTGGCTGCTGCAGGTTCAGGTTTACCTGGATGTGGGAGATCGGGATCTCGAGGTCAGCCACTAATGCATTGGGAGGACGACGTGGTCGCCGGTTGGAATTGGATTCAAACAGCTCGATGTCGCGATAAGTAAATCATGTCGAAGCCTACACCAATACGGTTGGAGAAGGCTAACGAAGAAAGAAGATCGTGAAGGACTTGTGGATTCAAGCGTGGCTGAACAGCAGATACGCTACGACACGTGCGTTTGCGTTTCTCATAAGAGATGCTGCTGCTAATAATGCTAATGTTAAATCAATCTACatcattttaattctttaaaattcCCGATACGTCGCaaagcaatgttttatttaagttcAAACCACCTAACAAGCTAAAAAGGGATTATATACAGAAAGAAAATGAAacaccatttatttattactagtgtTTCGTCCGCTGTACTACATCCcatctaatgttataaatgcaaaagcgtTTTATAAGGGTGGAGAGATTATAACAGAATCACATTGGCCcgggctagttatcaccctgccGACAAAAACAAGCCACCAAGCCAGATGCCGTTCCGGTATggtgcgtagaaaccgattaggtatatGTGGTAGAATATGACTACCAACTCCTTGGAGGTTAGTCGTAGgcaccttagactgcataacCATTTATCTTAAGATAGCAGGTATCGTTAGGTATTGTGGTAATGAAATTCATTACCACTGTGTGTTGTAATGTGATTTGCTCAGGTGAAACAGTGGTCAAGTTGCGATCTCGTACCTCGATCTGCAAGGCCGCGGGTTTGTCCAGTCCCGCGTCAACGACGCGCTGGATCTGCTGCTGGTTGAAGTTGGACAGGCCGATGGACTTGGCGAGGCCGAGCCGCTTGGCCTCCATCATGCCGCGCCACGTCTCCAAGCTGTCGGTTAAATCGTACGACTGGTTGGCCTGGAACGAgtgtttaagtaggtacttaatattttagCCCGCCTGTACGTATTTAAGCAGCGCGGGGGTTAAAAGCTTATTATGTTAAAAGAAGGTCTAGGCCCTGCAGTCAAGTACTGGCTGACGATGATGAGAGTCAACTCTTGTTAGTCTACCTCACTAAGCTTTATCTCTCCATCATCATGCTGGTCCCACTGGCAACAACGGAGCACCTTCCTGCCCATTGTGAGAAATTTGGTGATGTATACCCCTGTGCATCGACAAATGTTACAACGCCTTTTTAGCTATTTTTGCGTTGCTTGAATCGAATTAAATATGACCAAAA includes these proteins:
- the LOC120625396 gene encoding aldo-keto reductase AKR2E4-like isoform X2, coding for MASKLISVLFVFIFCNANASIQAPKLKLNDGGEIPAIALGTWLGNNTQPSAQGTEVEVAVRWALEAGYRHIDTAWVYKTERQVGQGVKVSGVPREEVFITTKLWNDQHARDAVVPALRESLKNLQMDYVDLFLIHWPCGQFANQSYDLTDSLETWRGMMEAKRLGLAKSIGLSNFNQQQIQRVVDAGLDKPAALQIEVNLNLQQPELLAYCRAQDIAVMGYTPFGSLFYNKASKAAPAPRSDDPALVAIADKYNKTVPQINLRYLVELGVIPLPKSLTKKRIEQNLDIFDFQLTAEERKTLQSFDKGYRTIPQHKWLDHPYYPFEKN
- the LOC120625396 gene encoding aldo-keto reductase AKR2E4-like isoform X1, yielding MASKLISVLFVFIFCNANASIQAPKLKLNDGGEIPAIALGTWLGNNTQGRIQPSAQGTEVEVAVRWALEAGYRHIDTAWVYKTERQVGQGVKVSGVPREEVFITTKLWNDQHARDAVVPALRESLKNLQMDYVDLFLIHWPCGQFANQSYDLTDSLETWRGMMEAKRLGLAKSIGLSNFNQQQIQRVVDAGLDKPAALQIEVNLNLQQPELLAYCRAQDIAVMGYTPFGSLFYNKASKAAPAPRSDDPALVAIADKYNKTVPQINLRYLVELGVIPLPKSLTKKRIEQNLDIFDFQLTAEERKTLQSFDKGYRTIPQHKWLDHPYYPFEKN